One region of Vigna angularis cultivar LongXiaoDou No.4 chromosome 10, ASM1680809v1, whole genome shotgun sequence genomic DNA includes:
- the LOC108335526 gene encoding WAT1-related protein At3g30340 isoform X2, with product MMKAVLVMIIVNLALAFVNIFLKKVLNEGMDYFTILTYRQAISAIFLAPIACFYERERKLEGHIICLLFISALVGVTFTQYLFLMGLEYTSATFSCAFLNMVPVFTFIMALPLGIEKVNMRKGSAKAKVLGTFVCIGGALMLILYKGMPLIKQEQEHIADKGTTTASASNIKKWIIGSLLLIAGCGLWSSWFLIQARISRKYPFQYSSTALLSFFAAIQSAILTLLIDRSKTKWILRGKLEILTVVYSGLVGSGLCYVAMSWCVKQRGPVFTSAFTPLLQMFVAVLDFSILQEEIYLGSVAGSVLVISGTYILLWGKSKEEEQNAMKDSQEDEECMNNFEDNPNVASKLRLKGEQGLSEVQVKQLAIEVTRS from the exons ATGATGAAGGCTGTTTTGGTGATGATTATTGTTAACCTAGCTTTGGCTTTTGTCAATATATTTCTTAAGAAAGTGCTTAATGAAGGAATGGATTACTTCACCATCTTAACATACCGACAAGCTATTTCAGCCATTTTCTTAGCACCTATTGCTTGCTTCTATGAAAG gGAAAGGAAGCTGGAGGGTCACATAATATGTCTGCTTTTCATAAGTGCTCTTGTGGG GGTTACCTTTACACAATACCTGTTTCTTATGGGACTGGAATATACATCTGCAACTTTCTCATGTGCATTTCTAAATATGGTGCCTGTATTTACCTTTATCATGGCACTGCCACTCGG GATAGAGAAGGTAAACATGAGAAAAGGGAGTGCTAAGGCTAAGGTTTTGGGAACTTTTGTGTGTATTGGTGGAGCTTTGATGTTGATCCTTTACAAAGGAATGCCCTTAATCAAGCAAGAACAAGAACACATTGCAGACAAAGGCACAACAACAGCATCAGCTTCCAATATAAAGAAATGGATAATAGGTTCACTGCTTCTGATTGCAGGATGTGGCTTGTGGTCTTCATGGTTTCTCATACAAGCAAGGATTAGCAGAAAGTATCCATTTCAATACTCTAGCACAGCCCTTTTGTCCTTTTTTGCTGCCATTCAATCAGCAATTTTAACTTTGCTCATTGACAGAAGTAAGACCAAATGGATTCTCAGAGGAAAGTTAGAGATTCTCACTGTTGTATATTCT GGACTGGTTGGATCAGGGTTGTGCTATGTGGCAATGTCATGGTGTGTGAAACAAAGGGGTCCAGTTTTCACTTCAGCATTCACCCCTCTTCTGCAGATGTTTGTGGCAGTGCTTGATTTCTCTATATTACAAGAGGAGATTTATTTGGGAAG TGTTGCAGGATCAGTGTTGGTTATTTCTGGCACTTATATTTTACTTTGGGGTAAAAGTAAAGAGGAAGAACAAAATGCCATGAAGGATAGTCAAGAAGATGAAGAATGTATGAACAATTTTGAGGACAATCCAAATGTAGCCTCTAAGCTAAGGCTTAAAGGGGAACAAGGATTATCTGAAGTACAAGTGAAGCAGTTGGCCATTGAAGTAACTAGAAGCTGA
- the LOC108335364 gene encoding uncharacterized protein LOC108335364, producing the protein MNMLLWLPAYPTFQPGWDQEQLHATFFKCISWQVEETLDTVNCPYHYFCDKTHPSNYPLLVDILVLLFTAASYIVTLVTVIMDMSSGRGRIFLSQSKRFLLPSGPVSLPIIILAFAKGPQINTVFPLSCLGPAILLMVLISALSFDSAADKDFKYTFFVASTVSGILHASLYLDSVVLPYYTGFDALVSSTFSGECASCVCRKETLVVGGKLVRYRGWSMTTFFVVGVLCLRIVCKISAENYAAKLLFIKELMEKFCWILITVDCVYLTLNSPPERVVLRVAAFGGIFLLIFLHVVKEACNQIYSMACLAEKFRLMSSSLETI; encoded by the coding sequence ATGAACATGTTGCTCTGGCTCCCAGCATACCCAACATTCCAGCCTGGATGGGACCAAGAACAACTTCATGCCACATTCTTCAAGTGCATCAGTTGGCAAGTGGAGGAAACCTTGGACACTGTCAACTGCCCTTACCACTATTTCTGTGACAAAACACACCCTTCAAACTACCCTCTTCTTGTTGATATCTTGGTGCTTCTCTTCACAGCAGCCTCTTACATTGTGACTCTTGTCACAGTGATAATGGACATGAGTTCTGGAAGAGGGAGAATCTTTTTGAGTCAGTCAAAAAGATTCCTTTTGCCATCTGGGCCAGTGTCCCTTCCGATTATAATCCTGGCCTTTGCAAAGGGTCCTCAAATCAACACAGTATTCCCACTCTCTTGCCTTGGTCCTGCAATTCTTCTGATGGTTCTCATTTCTGCATTGTCCTTTGACAGCGCAGCTGATAAGGACTTCAAATACACTTTCTTTGTGGCATCAACAGTGTCTGGAATTTTGCATGCAAGCTTGTATCTTGATTCTGTTGTGCTGCCTTATTACACAGGTTTTGATGCACTTGTGTCCTCAACATTTTCAGGTGAGTGTGCATCTTGTGTGTGCAGGAAAGAGACCTTGGTTGTGGGAGGGAAACTGGTGAGGTACAGGGGTTGGTCAATGACCACATTTTTTGTTGTGGGGGTGTTGTGTTTGAGGATTGTATGCAAAATCTCAGCAGAAAATTATGCAGCAAAATTGCTGTTCATCAAAGAGTTGATGGAAAAGTTTTGCTGGATCTTGATCACTGTGGATTGTGTTTACCTAACACTGAACTCACCACCAGAAAGAGTAGTGTTGAGAGTTGCTGCTTTTGGAggcatatttcttttgattttccTTCATGTCGTCAAAGAGGCATGCAATCAAATTTACTCAATGGCTTGTTTAGCAGAAAAATTTAGATTGATGTCATCATCATTGGAAACAATATGA
- the LOC108335526 gene encoding WAT1-related protein At3g30340 isoform X1 translates to MMKAVLVMIIVNLALAFVNIFLKKVLNEGMDYFTILTYRQAISAIFLAPIACFYERERKLEGHIICLLFISALVGVTFTQYLFLMGLEYTSATFSCAFLNMVPVFTFIMALPLGIEKVNMRKGSAKAKVLGTFVCIGGALMLILYKGMPLIKQEQEHIADKGTTTASASNIKKWIIGSLLLIAGCGLWSSWFLIQARISRKSKTKWILRGKLEILTVVYSGLVGSGLCYVAMSWCVKQRGPVFTSAFTPLLQMFVAVLDFSILQEEIYLGSVAGSVLVISGTYILLWGKSKEEEQNAMKDSQEDEECMNNFEDNPNVASKLRLKGEQGLSEVQVKQLAIEVTRS, encoded by the exons ATGATGAAGGCTGTTTTGGTGATGATTATTGTTAACCTAGCTTTGGCTTTTGTCAATATATTTCTTAAGAAAGTGCTTAATGAAGGAATGGATTACTTCACCATCTTAACATACCGACAAGCTATTTCAGCCATTTTCTTAGCACCTATTGCTTGCTTCTATGAAAG gGAAAGGAAGCTGGAGGGTCACATAATATGTCTGCTTTTCATAAGTGCTCTTGTGGG GGTTACCTTTACACAATACCTGTTTCTTATGGGACTGGAATATACATCTGCAACTTTCTCATGTGCATTTCTAAATATGGTGCCTGTATTTACCTTTATCATGGCACTGCCACTCGG GATAGAGAAGGTAAACATGAGAAAAGGGAGTGCTAAGGCTAAGGTTTTGGGAACTTTTGTGTGTATTGGTGGAGCTTTGATGTTGATCCTTTACAAAGGAATGCCCTTAATCAAGCAAGAACAAGAACACATTGCAGACAAAGGCACAACAACAGCATCAGCTTCCAATATAAAGAAATGGATAATAGGTTCACTGCTTCTGATTGCAGGATGTGGCTTGTGGTCTTCATGGTTTCTCATACAAGCAAGGATTAGCAGAAA AAGTAAGACCAAATGGATTCTCAGAGGAAAGTTAGAGATTCTCACTGTTGTATATTCT GGACTGGTTGGATCAGGGTTGTGCTATGTGGCAATGTCATGGTGTGTGAAACAAAGGGGTCCAGTTTTCACTTCAGCATTCACCCCTCTTCTGCAGATGTTTGTGGCAGTGCTTGATTTCTCTATATTACAAGAGGAGATTTATTTGGGAAG TGTTGCAGGATCAGTGTTGGTTATTTCTGGCACTTATATTTTACTTTGGGGTAAAAGTAAAGAGGAAGAACAAAATGCCATGAAGGATAGTCAAGAAGATGAAGAATGTATGAACAATTTTGAGGACAATCCAAATGTAGCCTCTAAGCTAAGGCTTAAAGGGGAACAAGGATTATCTGAAGTACAAGTGAAGCAGTTGGCCATTGAAGTAACTAGAAGCTGA